DNA sequence from the Lycium barbarum isolate Lr01 chromosome 5, ASM1917538v2, whole genome shotgun sequence genome:
ACTCGAACCCCGCGGGACCCTAACTAACCACTCTACTAAGTCATAAATAATGTTCTGGACCTCATGGAATCAACAAAACTCCGACACTGGCCTATTTACCCCTGATGTTGATTTTGGTCAAACTTcttcattttttaaaattaagaACTTCCAATTTGCTAAATATGAGCCGAAACCCACCTGATTGACTTGGGAACAGcgccacccatccccacaagtcataaacacCAAGATGACATTACGAGAAGGGTAATTTGGGGAAAATAAGTTCAAATGCTCAAAAAGATCGAGCGGGTCGTTACAATCCGTCAGTTTTTTTAAGTGATTGACCAGTCAATTTGACCTTTATATAAattgaaaaaatagaaaaacCAACAGAGTACGTCGATAGATTTTAAAGAAAAGCTAAAAATATTTTGtttaattaatatttaaaaatgaATTCGActagtaaatattttttatttttagtgaaactatttttttttatgaaaccAACATGCACCATCGGTTTGGTTATATTATTGTTTGGCAGAATTTTATGCGCAAAATTCAGTGAAAGAAAACCGACTTGGTCCGTCaattttttacaaaaaaataattgaaaataataaaaaatagtgAATAAAACTGACGGACTGAATCGGTTTCATGTCGGTTTTCCGGACCGATGTAGTCCTTTGTTTTCTCGATTTTTAACAGTTGTTTAGTAGTGCATCACTCCCTATATGCAGAGCTTAAGTTCCACCAATTAATATCCAAGTTCATATCAACTTCATGTAAGTATTAGTCTGGGTTTTCAAAACTCTAACCTGTGGCAAATACATTCTCCTTTGAAATCTCTTCACATCGATGGGATTAAAGGAGTAAGAGGTTATCGGTAAAGTTAAAGTGCGTAAGTGATTTTTAGAACAAATTTAAGCGTGAATTTATATGCCATCCAAGAATGTAATGATACATGTCTGATTTCATGTTTGAGGTGAGATGTCTTAAACTTTTTAACTTTAAACCTTGTCATTCTTGGAAAATAGAGTGCCAAGAGTGCGACACAATAGTTGATTGGGCAAATGTCCATTAGCCCGTGACATTCACCACAATTTAATCTAATGTGTTTAAGTTATATCCCTTCTTCTTAAAAGGTGACCTCtacacgaaaaaaaaaaaacacaaaacaaaacaaaacctCCAAAGTAGACCAAGTTTACTTATTTTCCTCGTGGTCTCCTTGAGACACGCGACCTCCTCTCGCTTTGCCTTTAATTTCCTCTACGCTTCATTTATATAACTTTGCTTTGGCATTCACATAAAATCACACCCACAAACTATGGCGAGATCCGCGGTAGAACTTGATTTTTTCTGCATAGAGAAAGAGGCTACTGCGACTAAGCTGCCTACCCCTCCTAAActttttgaaagaaaaagaaGCTTTCGAGGTCTTATTATAGTATTTAATTTGTACTTTCTTTTTATTGCCATTTCTCATGTCCTAATTTACAATTTCTTGTTTCTTAATCTCGATTGTtatatttttagtttttttaagactattatcttgttgttgtttatgtTTGTCGCTACTGCTTACTACCTTCCTTTTTCACCTTTCTCTGAGCGAGAGTCTATCGGCAACAATCACTCTACCTTCTCAAGGTAGgagtaaagtctgcgtacactctatcctcccccaATTTCACTTGTGGGATCACgctaggttgttgttgttgttacttttCTCATGTCCTAATTCCataatttaattaaaattttaatattGCAGATATCCAAAGCATGATATCGAAGATCAATCCTGACGTTCTGAAGAACGTAATTGCTTCCCGCTCTGCGGAGAAAAACATTCCCACGTTGCCCGTTATTGCTAGTAATTGCGTCATGGAAAATGATCCTGAAAATAACGCTCCTTTGACTATATTCTATAATGGTACTGTTGCTGTTTTCGACGTTCCTCGAGACAAGGTTTGTTCATCTAAAACCAAACCATACTCtcctttaaattaattaattccctTTTGCTTTTGAATTTCtccatattttatttatttattttgttgtaGGCGGAAAATATTCTCAGACTTGCAGAAGGAGGCAATCTACAGTTATTGAAGACTTCACATGGAGATGGAGGTGAATTTTATTCTCTTTTACTACTTTTTATTTGTAACCACTAagatttctcttttatttatttatttatttatttacttgaAAAAGAATGGTTTTACCATGTCAAAATCATTGCGATGAAAGAAGATTTGATCAGTTTGTTTATTTTGCATGTAGATCTACCCATAACAAGGAAGAAGTCACTGGAAAGGTTCTTTGAGAAGCGAAAAGAGAGGTTGGTTACTTTTCATTACTCCCCTCACTTGTTTGTCTAAAAATGTTACTTTTAAGATATATTGAATCAAACGTCTTTTCTTTTTACCGCTATTTTTTTATATGCCTTGCAAATATTTTGAGTTGTTAATTATGTTGATTTAtcgtattttttatttaaaatacaaatataaaaaaattatgagAAAAAGGAAGTATTCCAGGGATCGCAATTATGAGAACAATAAGAGTTAGGTGGAGGAGGATCCTAAAAGcaaaaagaacaaacaaaagCTGGGGGGGTTGGTGCTATCTTTTCATCAGGCTTAAAACGCTTTGCCGCTCACACGAATTGACGGCAAAATTGGTGTGTAATTGATGACAATCATGAAATGGTGAATTGCCAATCTAAATTCATCTTGTAGAGACCGAAGACAGTAATCAAAGTCAGATCTGAATATAGGAGGAGAAGTTGCTAATTTTTGTTCTCTTATGTGAAatataaaatgaaaagaaataaaaagattgtttgacggtaataaaaatgatgtacaaaacatTTAAAATATGTCCGTGAATGACACACTTGTGCCATAAATACAACTTGTACATACTATACGTACTGTGACATATACTGTGACACTGTCTTATCATGTAGTACTACTAGTAACTAGAGTAAGTAATGAAAACTTAACCAGTAAAAAATCTGAAAGCTAGTTTGTGCCATTCCCACAAGCCCAACGCGTCTCTATCAGGAATCCCATAATTTCTTGATGTAGCTTTAGGCTTAAATGTCAATTGGTAGGTCAAACTTCGTTTACTTATTCGTGCTTTGACACATTTGGTGTTCATGTTCATATTTCAATCCACATAGTAGTAATGTAATGGAAAAGAAGATGaaaattaaaatgaaataaattatGTCTACTGTTTTCCTGGATTGTGGATTAGTTGATTACCTTTTCTAACTATGCATTCCTGTTGTAGATATTAATATTACTATACTGAGCCTTTTCAGGGTAACGTACCATTATTCAAATTACTTGCATAGAATAATATCTTTTGAAATCTACAGAGTTTGCACCACGAATAACGTGTATCACTACCTTTTTTTAAGTGATTAACATATTGGTATGGTAAATTAAATTTGAGTTCATGAAACTGTAGCATGATGTGCAATTCTTTGTGTTCTACCGCAGGATGACTATGGTGTCACCTGATGGTTTCAACCAAGGCTATGAATTATCAAGCAACAAAGCTGGAAATACGAACTAGAGGCACATATGTAatgtatattatatacatataaattGAACTGTACGACGACTTCAACCACCACCTCCTGGTCTGGGCTATGTTCGATCGAGTATATTCAATCAACCTTGTGATTTTAATATATAGATGGAATTCCTTGAATACTTCTGTGACTCTCTTTCCAAGTCAAAGAAGGAATATCACTAGTAGTAGGGAAAAGTTAGTCCACGTTTTAGTACTGCGGATTAACTTAGAAATATTTGTTGTTTTGTGTTTTGTGTGGAGCCTAGCATAAAGCCCGCCCTGTTTCCTTGCACTTTCTTTGTTGCTTCAGCATCTTACCTTATCTCTATTATTACTTAAGTTGACCCTAGAGGGATTTGTTTAATAGTTTGTTATTATCACATTTGAATCGTGCAAGATATAAAGGAATCTTTCTACAATTGCTTCAGCTTTTGCAATTTtagttttttctaaaaaaagtGATGGCTTATTCTACATGTGGAGTTGGTGATTGTTGACCGACAATTAACAACTCAAAACGTGATTCGGATATGGATTGGAGAATTTTATTCATTTTGTTTTGCTACTCTTCTGGGCGCCACCTATGCACTTTAAAGCTGTTGGAACTCTCAACTACAGGCATAATTAACACCTGTCACAAATCCGGTTATATGAATATATACAATGGATATAAAAAGGCGACCAATATTTGGAGAAGAATATAAGTAATTTAGTACTTCCTTTGGTTGATAATAAAGGATCAATTGATCTTTTTATTTTAGTCCAAAATATAtgttttttaaataattaaaaagatTAATCGTTTTCTTTAAATTTATCTCTATTTAAATATATAAGTGTGTTTTTATGTAATTGAAAAAATTATAGTATTAGATAGATATTATTTAATTAGCAAATCATGCATCTCTCTAAAATGTATAACTACTTTTTCCGTTCAATTttacttgttctttttttttactTTACACGCTCTTTAAGAATTAATTAGAGAAATTTATATTCTAACAGAAGCGCACAAAACTCTCTTTAGCCCATCCAAACCTTAAATGCATAACTCAACCCTAATCATGGCCTCGCCGGCCACTGGCCAGTCGTTGACAGCGGTTGGCCAGCCTCTGCCACTAGCTTCTACCACGCAATTCCCTCCCCTTCCTAACACGCAAACAACTGCAACAACCCAAACTTACATGAGCACTAACCCTATTTCTGAAAGACCCAACAACTACATCTTGCTACAGTGAAGCAAATTTTCAAGCTAGATCCCATGCAGATGAACTATAGAATGATTCTTCTTAAGACTGTGACTGTCATAAATGGTTTACCAAGAATCAAGTGGACAGAGGCTGAAGTATCACGTATGAATGTTATTGAGAACCTTCAGTGTATATGGATGGCCGGAGCTTGAAGAACTAAGGAGAATAATCCCTTCTCAATGTGGTATAAAGGGAGAGTGTCAAACGGGGTTCTTTTGGGAATCGACGTGTGCTCATACGATTATTATTAGTGGAAAATTTTGTGAATATCACATTGGGTTCATATTTTATCAACTCTCAGGATGGCTACTATTACCAGATGATGAAGAAACAACAAAGGCTATGGGTTGGATTTCCTTCCTTAATCTGTTGCCACCTATTTTATGAAGCAATCTTTGTTCTCGTAAGCTTCAATAGTGGGAAAGCCACTGCATTTAGATCTTGCAAAAATTATTAAAACTTTGCTAGGGTGAAGGTATTGGTGGATTTGAGTGCCAAAGAGTGTATGCATAGATATTAAAGATGAGAAAACGGGTGCAATACGGACTGAAACTGTGAAGATTAGATATGATCATTTTTTTAAGTATTGCTTTGAATGTAGGTTACAAGGAGACAATGAGGAGGAATGTCGTATTCTAAACCTCAGCCCAAGGAGATTGAAGAGGAGGTGAGCAACACATAAAGAGGAGTGACAAAGAAAAACAGCAGCAGGGTGGAAAAACAAGCTACAAAGAGAGACAACCCTCCAAAGTAGCAGAACAATTCACAAAGAAAAAGGAACTATCCGGCTAGAATGTAGACAAGTGGAAAAATTGTTGGTGATCCAAGAACCTGGAATCCCAAAAAAGTTAAGTGTGTTGATTCAAATGATGGTAATAAGGAGAAAGAGACTGAATCACTGAAAAAATTTGATTCAGGATCATAAATCTAGGTGCAAAACAAATTTGCAACTCTCAATAATGAAGGGGAAGATAATGGAGACAATGGATATCAGGAAAATGTGGCAACAAGGGTAGAAGCTTCTGTGTACAATGTTGATAATAGAATTGGTGCAAATTCAGGTGATAAAGGAATATGTACTGAAACTAAGAAGCTTGGTGAAGAGAAGGTGAGTGCCAAATCTTGGGTGGAGGCTTCTTTTGGGAAAGTTCTTCCTAGTCACGGTGAGGATGAATCAAGTAATGCCAAGGATGGAGAAAAAGAGCAATTGGAGGAAATATCAGACAAGAATTCTCAAGGGAATGATAAGGAGATAAATACATAAATAGAAGAATCAGTTACTGACCAAAGAAAAAATGCATCAGATATAGCAAATGTACCGAACACTGAGGGACAAGTGAAAGATACAATTGATGAATCACCTTAATGGGCAGATAGAGTGGAGGAAGTAGAGGTCACTAATGAGGAAGAGGTCTATCCTCTCAAAGAAGAGCTGAAGGACACCCTGAGAGAAAAGGAGGTTCAGATACAGTGTACATTGGGTACCAAATTAAAAGAGATCAGTACTAATCAAGCAAATACTCATGATCATAAGGGGCCATAAGAATGTAATGCCAACACAAAAGGGGAGCTAGCATTAACCAATCACAGTGGAGCATATTCTTAGGAACATGAGTCTTAGACAGCTTTGTTTACATGTGGAAAGAAGGTTGACAGTATACTTCATATTGTTATTAGCACTGCAAAAAAATGATTGAAGGAATTGAGTCTCAAACTGGAACGTTGAATCCTATTAGGACCCAATCACATTATAAGGTTCTGCATGATATTGTTTCACATGTTGTTGGTGACATGGGGGAACATGCAAACAAAGAATACTAATGGAGAAGATTTCAATATTTTCCTTAATGAAGAAGAAAAGATTGGTGGTAATTCAGTTCAACCTCCTGACTATGAAGATTTTGCTTGATTTATTGATTCATGTGGCTTGACAAAGGTAGGATTCAAGGGTACTCCATTTACTGGGTGGAATGGAAGAACTGATGTAGACTATATATTCGAGAGACTGAACGGTAGGTTGGTAAATCAGGAGTTGCATGATTGGTTTAGACACCTAGAGATGGACCATCTGGCTAAAACAGGTTCCGACCACTCATCTCTTCTACTGTTATGTGGAATTCAGACTCAACAACACTTTAAGCcattcaagttcttgaagttccGAACTGAACATGAAGCTTTTGTGGATGTGGTTAGGCAGAACTGGAAAGCTGGTATAATTGGAGACAAATTTCATGCTCAAAATCAAGGCAAGTTCAAGTTTTCAATCACAAGTTAAAAGAATACTTAAAAACGATTGGAACCTCTCGAAAAGACTGGCTTTT
Encoded proteins:
- the LOC132642424 gene encoding protein TIFY 9-like; this translates as MARSAVELDFFCIEKEATATKLPTPPKLFERKRSFRDIQSMISKINPDVLKNVIASRSAEKNIPTLPVIASNCVMENDPENNAPLTIFYNGTVAVFDVPRDKAENILRLAEGGNLQLLKTSHGDGDLPITRKKSLERFFEKRKERMTMVSPDGFNQGYELSSNKAGNTN